The sequence below is a genomic window from Lysobacter capsici.
ACCGGGAAAGCTGCCGGCGGCCTGGGTGTTGTCGGCCTGCGACATCGCGTGCGGCACGCCCGACGCATCGAGGCGGTAGTACACGCCCGCGACCAGTCCGACGATGTAGGCATACACCGCGACATCGGCGGCGAGGTCGGTCTGGGTGGCGTCGAGCGTGAGCGGTACTGCGGTCATGGGCGATTCCTCGGTGGCGGGCAGGGTCGGTGATCGAACGCAGAACCGCGACGCGGTCGGACAGGCGATCGCAGCCCCGGCGTGAGGTATCGAAAGCAAACGCAGCAGGCGTCGGGTTGTGAACCCTCGTCCATTCGCCGCGGTGCGCCGGCCATACCGCCGCGCAAGTCACCGCCCCGCCCGGCCGCTCATCCGTCCGGACGACCGCTCACTTGCCATGACCTGCGCAGGTCATATCCCGCTGGGACGATCGATCCGGCCTGCCGACCCTTCGAGCCGTACTCGTTAAGGGGAAGGGATATGCAGTTTCGCGATGCGGTGGCGACGGCACTGGTCGCGACGCTGGCCGCGGCCGGCGCGTCGGGTGCGAAGGAAGGTTCCGGCCCCACGCGCGTGGGCGCGCGCCTGACGCGGGAAGCCGGCGAATTCTTCAAGGGCCCGCCGGCCGGCGGCGTGGTGCTGGTGACGCGCGGCGCTCAGGTGCTGCCGCGCGCAGCCTACGGGCTGTCGGACGTCGAGAACGGCGTGCCGATGCGGATCGACGCGGCGCGGCGCGTGGCTTCGATCGGCAAGCATTTCACCGCGACCTCGCCCCTTGCGGAAACGCGAGCCGGGCAAACGAACGCGATGCGGCGTGCCTTACTGCTGTGCATCGAAGACACGCACACCGAAGATACCGCCCATCCTTCCGCGATTGCGTTTCGACCGACCGTGCCGTGAAATGAGCCTCAACGCAGCCGGCGTTGTGTCGAAGCAGAATCTTATGCACCCGACCCAGTTATTCGAGTTGGTGATCGTGATGTTCCTGGCGATCATCGCGCTGCACTACGCGGCCCACAAGCTCGGGTTGCCGCCGTCGGTGGGATTGCTCGCCGGAGGCGCCGCGCTCGCCTTCATTCCGGGCCTGCCCACCATCGCGGTCGACCCCGAACTGGTGCTGGTCATTTTCCTGCCGCCGCTGCTGATGGACGGAGCGTGGTCGATCGCGCTGGCGCGATTGCGCCGCCATCTGATCGGCATCGGTTCGCTGGCCGTCGGCGCGGTGCTGTTCACCTGCGTCGTCGTGGCGGTGGTGACGCATCTGCTGTTTCCGTCGCTGCCGTGGGCCGCGTGCGCGGTACTCGGCGCGATCGTCTCGCCGCCCGATGCGGTCGCCGCCCGCGCCGTGCTGCAGCGGGTCAAGCTGCCGCGCCGCCTGCAGATCCTGCTCGAGGGCGAAAGCCTGCTCAACGACGCGAGTGGCCTGGTGCTGTTTCGCTTCGCCATTGCCGCCGGCGTCACCGGGGCCTTCAGCGCGGGCGATGCGGTCGGGAGTTTCTTCCTGCTGGCGCTCGGCGGCATCGTGGTCGGCGCCGTGGTCGGTACCGCCTGGGTCGTGTTGGTGCGCCGTCTCGAGGACGAATACCTGATCATCGCGGCCACGGTGCTGTTGTCCTGGACCGCTTACCTGCTCGGCGAAATGCTGCACGTGTCCGGCGTCATCGCCACCGTGACCACCGGCCTGATCGCGAGCTGGCACCAGAGCAACGTGCTGTCGGCGTCCACGCGCATGCGCGGCACCTCGTTCTGGGAGGTCATGGTGTTTCTGATGGAGGCGTCGGTGTTCATCCTGATCGGGCTGTCGCTGCGCGGCGTGGTCGAACGCGGCGGTGGCTTCGGCGTGGTCGTCTCGACGATGGGATGGGACATCCTCGCGATCCTGGCCGCGCTGACCGTGGCGCGCTTTGCCTGGGTGTTCGGCTCCGACGCGGCGATCAAGCTGTGCAATGCGCTGGGGCTGCAACGCTACCAGCCCATCGGCGCGCGCGGCTCGACCGTGCTGAGCTGGGCGGGCGTCCGCGGCGTGGTCACCCTGGCGCTGGCGCTGAGCATTCCCGAAGGCTTCCCCGGCCGCGACTTCATCCTGGTCACCTCGTTCGCCGTCATTCTCGTCACCGTGCTCGTGCAGGGCACGACCCTGGGACGGGTGATCCAGTGGGCGAAGCTGAGCGAACCGGAGACGGAGAAACCGCGCCTGAGCATGAGCCAGGCCGAGGCCGCCATGGCCCAGGTGCAGTTCGCGATCATCCAGACCCTGGCCTACGACAGCGAAGGCACTCTCATCCATCCCAAGTTGCTGGAAAAGTACCAGCGCAAGGCGGTGGCGATCGTCGACTACGCCGAACGCACCGAGCACTACACGCCGCTGATCCACGCCCACTTCGATGTCGTCCTCGAAGCCGTCGCCTGCGGGCGCCGCGAACTCATTCGCCTGCATCGCGCCGGCGATATCGACGACGAGACGCTGCACGAACTCGAGCGCGAT
It includes:
- a CDS encoding serine hydrolase; the protein is MQFRDAVATALVATLAAAGASGAKEGSGPTRVGARLTREAGEFFKGPPAGGVVLVTRGAQVLPRAAYGLSDVENGVPMRIDAARRVASIGKHFTATSPLAETRAGQTNAMRRALLLCIEDTHTEDTAHPSAIAFRPTVP
- a CDS encoding Na+/H+ antiporter, with the protein product MSLNAAGVVSKQNLMHPTQLFELVIVMFLAIIALHYAAHKLGLPPSVGLLAGGAALAFIPGLPTIAVDPELVLVIFLPPLLMDGAWSIALARLRRHLIGIGSLAVGAVLFTCVVVAVVTHLLFPSLPWAACAVLGAIVSPPDAVAARAVLQRVKLPRRLQILLEGESLLNDASGLVLFRFAIAAGVTGAFSAGDAVGSFFLLALGGIVVGAVVGTAWVVLVRRLEDEYLIIAATVLLSWTAYLLGEMLHVSGVIATVTTGLIASWHQSNVLSASTRMRGTSFWEVMVFLMEASVFILIGLSLRGVVERGGGFGVVVSTMGWDILAILAALTVARFAWVFGSDAAIKLCNALGLQRYQPIGARGSTVLSWAGVRGVVTLALALSIPEGFPGRDFILVTSFAVILVTVLVQGTTLGRVIQWAKLSEPETEKPRLSMSQAEAAMAQVQFAIIQTLAYDSEGTLIHPKLLEKYQRKAVAIVDYAERTEHYTPLIHAHFDVVLEAVACGRRELIRLHRAGDIDDETLHELERDLDLEELSAMSAKA